A region of Cellulophaga sp. RHA19 DNA encodes the following proteins:
- a CDS encoding nuclear transport factor 2 family protein, giving the protein MKKSILYATVALGLTAISCNGQDDDATKQISNKDKVVALLKSIETGDQKPATYINPSNYKQHNLDVADGLNGFVETLKALPANSAKVNTVRAFEDGNFVFTHTDYNFFGPKIGFDIFRFEDGLIVEHWDNLQVTAAQPNPSGRTMIDGATEIKDLDKTEENKELVAKFVTDILVNGDMSKLAQYFDGDNYIQHNPNIGDKLSGLGAALESMAQQGIFMKYSKIHMVLGQGNFVLTVSEGNLGEEHNAFYDLFRIEEGKIAEHWDVIQNIPAKADWKNENGKF; this is encoded by the coding sequence ATGAAAAAATCAATTTTATATGCAACTGTAGCTCTTGGGCTTACAGCAATATCTTGTAATGGTCAAGATGACGATGCAACAAAACAAATCTCTAACAAAGATAAAGTAGTTGCTCTGCTAAAATCTATAGAAACAGGAGATCAAAAACCGGCAACTTACATTAATCCCAGTAATTATAAACAACATAATTTAGATGTTGCAGATGGGTTAAATGGCTTTGTAGAAACCTTAAAGGCGTTGCCTGCTAATTCTGCAAAAGTAAATACTGTGCGTGCTTTTGAAGATGGAAATTTTGTTTTTACGCACACAGATTATAATTTTTTTGGACCTAAAATTGGGTTTGATATTTTTAGATTTGAAGACGGATTAATAGTTGAGCATTGGGATAATTTGCAAGTAACGGCAGCGCAACCAAACCCTAGTGGACGTACAATGATAGATGGTGCCACTGAAATTAAGGATTTAGATAAAACGGAAGAAAATAAGGAGCTTGTTGCTAAATTTGTTACAGATATACTTGTTAATGGAGATATGAGCAAATTAGCTCAGTATTTTGATGGTGACAATTATATACAGCATAACCCTAACATTGGAGATAAGTTATCCGGATTAGGTGCGGCTCTAGAGTCTATGGCCCAACAAGGTATTTTTATGAAGTATAGTAAAATACATATGGTTTTAGGGCAAGGTAATTTTGTACTTACTGTGAGTGAAGGTAATTTAGGAGAAGAACATAATGCTTTTTATGATCTATTTAGAATTGAAGAAGGAAAAATAGCAGAACATTGGGATGTTATTCAGAATATACCTGCTAAAGCAGATTGGAAAAATGAAAATGGGAAATTTTAA
- a CDS encoding NADP-dependent oxidoreductase, with amino-acid sequence MKAVLLEQAGGPENLYVDNIDKPSIKENEVLVAVKAISLNPADVKPKYNDEMLGMMYGEERPIILGWDIAGTVTEVGTAVTNFKVGDNVFGMVNFPGVGNAYAEFVAAPETHLAVVPSNVSFTEAAATTLAALTALQILSGKINKGNKVLIQAGSGGVGHFAIQIAKAMGAYVITTASAKNKDFVMSIGADEAIDYHTQNFEDILTDIDFVLDTQGGKVLENSVDVLRKGGTVITTVAPDLSDKKKALAEKENKTVSNILVHSSDQDMNTLKGMLENREIKPHIYKTFPFEKMADAHTEVEKGRTVGKVIVTL; translated from the coding sequence ATGAAAGCAGTATTATTAGAACAAGCAGGCGGACCAGAGAATCTTTATGTAGATAATATTGATAAGCCAAGTATAAAAGAAAACGAAGTATTGGTTGCCGTAAAAGCAATTTCGTTAAATCCGGCAGATGTTAAACCAAAATACAACGATGAAATGTTGGGTATGATGTATGGTGAAGAGCGACCAATAATTTTAGGTTGGGACATTGCTGGTACAGTTACAGAAGTTGGTACGGCAGTTACCAATTTTAAGGTAGGAGATAATGTCTTTGGTATGGTCAATTTTCCTGGTGTTGGTAATGCATATGCAGAATTTGTTGCAGCTCCAGAAACACATTTGGCTGTAGTGCCTAGCAATGTCTCTTTTACAGAGGCTGCTGCAACAACGCTAGCAGCATTAACCGCATTACAAATTTTATCAGGAAAAATAAATAAAGGAAATAAAGTGTTAATTCAAGCTGGTTCTGGTGGTGTTGGTCATTTTGCTATTCAAATTGCAAAAGCTATGGGAGCCTATGTAATTACTACAGCTTCGGCTAAAAATAAAGATTTTGTAATGTCTATAGGTGCAGATGAGGCTATTGATTATCATACTCAAAATTTTGAAGATATTTTAACTGATATAGATTTTGTGCTAGACACGCAAGGCGGAAAAGTTTTAGAAAATTCAGTTGATGTTTTAAGAAAAGGAGGAACAGTTATTACTACTGTAGCTCCAGATTTATCAGATAAAAAGAAAGCTTTAGCTGAAAAAGAAAATAAAACGGTTTCTAATATTCTAGTGCATTCTAGTGACCAAGATATGAATACATTAAAAGGGATGCTTGAAAACAGAGAAATAAAACCTCATATATATAAAACATTTCCTTTTGAAAAGATGGCAGATGCACATACCGAAGTAGAAAAAGGAAGAACCGTGGGAAAAGTAATTGTAACCCTATAA
- a CDS encoding endonuclease/exonuclease/phosphatase family protein, protein MVTIAFYNLENLFDTIDDPTTLDDDYTPKGVKRWTNNRYKKKLFKLSSTMSQIGTHNSDNPPALVGIAEVENETVVIDLLNTANTENINYAYVHYDSPDERGIDTGLIYHKDHFTVIHSEPIHVHIINTNGEKDYTRDILYVHGKLNGEEVHVFVNHWPSKREGKISTDYKRIEAAKVLVNFIEKLEEKYPNPNYIIMGDFNDSPKSDSIKVLMDTNKFYNPSDHLLTFEKGSASYKRKWSLFDQIIISHSFLNYEKGTHSFVEANIFDEHFLTEFDGKFKGTPFRTYVGRKYVGGYSDHFPVFLQFKYNE, encoded by the coding sequence TTGGTTACAATTGCCTTTTATAATTTAGAAAACCTATTTGACACTATTGATGACCCCACAACTTTAGATGATGATTATACTCCTAAAGGCGTAAAAAGGTGGACAAATAATAGGTACAAGAAAAAGCTTTTTAAACTATCTAGCACTATGTCGCAGATAGGAACTCATAATTCTGACAATCCGCCAGCACTTGTTGGTATAGCAGAAGTAGAGAATGAGACCGTAGTAATAGACCTTCTTAATACTGCTAATACAGAGAATATAAATTATGCTTATGTACATTATGATTCTCCTGATGAGCGTGGTATAGATACTGGTTTAATTTACCACAAAGACCATTTTACAGTTATACACTCTGAGCCTATACACGTACATATTATTAATACTAATGGCGAAAAAGATTACACCAGAGATATACTTTATGTACACGGTAAATTAAATGGCGAAGAAGTACACGTTTTTGTAAACCATTGGCCATCTAAAAGAGAAGGAAAAATATCTACAGATTACAAAAGAATTGAAGCCGCCAAAGTACTTGTAAATTTTATTGAAAAGCTTGAAGAAAAATACCCTAACCCTAACTATATTATTATGGGTGATTTTAATGACAGCCCTAAATCTGATAGTATAAAAGTACTAATGGATACTAATAAATTTTACAACCCTAGTGACCACTTATTAACCTTTGAAAAAGGTAGTGCTAGTTACAAAAGAAAATGGAGTTTGTTTGATCAAATAATTATATCTCATAGTTTTTTAAATTATGAGAAAGGCACACACAGTTTTGTAGAGGCAAATATTTTTGATGAACATTTTTTAACCGAGTTTGATGGCAAGTTTAAAGGCACACCGTTTAGAACCTATGTTGGTCGTAAATATGTTGGTGGTTACAGTGACCATTTTCCTGTGTTTTTACAATTTAAATATAACGAGTAG
- a CDS encoding methylated-DNA--[protein]-cysteine S-methyltransferase, with protein sequence MIEAAYIKTPLGIAKLEGDEDGLSVISVLDDGEITEVIPEVLEDAVYQLQEYFRGERTKFSLTLNPTGTEFQKKVWDALLQIPYGKTYSYLELSKVLGDPKAIRAVAAANGKNPLWIMVPCHRVIGSDGSLTGYAGGLHRKKWLLEHESPVTQTSLF encoded by the coding sequence ATGATAGAAGCAGCTTACATAAAGACTCCGTTAGGTATTGCTAAATTAGAAGGCGATGAAGACGGACTTTCTGTAATTTCTGTTTTAGATGATGGTGAAATAACGGAAGTAATTCCAGAAGTGCTTGAAGATGCAGTTTACCAACTACAAGAATATTTTAGAGGAGAACGTACAAAGTTTAGTTTAACTCTAAACCCAACAGGTACAGAGTTTCAAAAAAAGGTATGGGATGCACTATTACAAATACCATATGGTAAAACGTATTCTTATTTAGAATTATCTAAAGTTCTGGGAGATCCTAAAGCCATACGAGCTGTTGCGGCTGCAAATGGAAAAAATCCATTATGGATTATGGTTCCCTGCCATAGAGTTATAGGTAGTGATGGCTCTTTAACTGGTTACGCAGGTGGATTGCACCGTAAAAAGTGGTTGCTAGAACATGAGAGCCCAGTTACGCAAACATCTTTATTTTAA
- a CDS encoding aldehyde dehydrogenase family protein, with translation MKTQEELPNYTKHIFVAGNWKDGSGPAIKNINPWNQEEIFTLSSATKDDVNEAFEQAAIAQKKWAAVLPPEKSRMMQKLAEVVRNRKKEFAEWARKEVGATLAKGYFEAELVASVFESTVHLPLLVEGKILPRDIEGKESLAVRQPLGVIGLISPWNFPGQLTARTLGPALAVGNAVVLKPASTSIVTGGLIFASFLEEAGFPKGLLSVLPGGGSTIGTAITKHPISKLISFTGSTPVGREVGKNAIDADIIKNVELELGGNSPFVVLEDADIDQAVEAAAWGKFMNQGQICMAINRIIVEDKVYDEFTEKFITKVKGLKRLDMNDPDTFIGPIIDQNQFDTVKGLIDDAKEQGYKMALGGEAEGLHMPPHIFVDVDENCPLFKNEIFGPAVSIARAKDTDDALRLANATDYGLSSSVFTQDEAKGMTFAKGIEAGMTHINDQPVNDSAYAPFGGVKNSGLGRFNGQWGVKSFTSAHWITIQKTPRKYPFKASDFE, from the coding sequence ATGAAAACACAAGAAGAATTACCAAATTACACAAAGCATATTTTTGTTGCAGGAAATTGGAAAGACGGAAGTGGACCCGCTATAAAGAATATAAACCCTTGGAATCAAGAAGAAATTTTTACATTATCAAGTGCAACTAAAGATGATGTTAATGAAGCTTTTGAGCAAGCAGCAATCGCCCAAAAAAAATGGGCTGCCGTATTGCCACCTGAAAAAAGTAGAATGATGCAAAAACTTGCCGAAGTGGTGAGGAACCGAAAAAAAGAATTTGCAGAATGGGCAAGAAAAGAAGTAGGTGCAACACTTGCCAAAGGTTATTTTGAAGCAGAGCTAGTGGCAAGTGTTTTTGAAAGCACAGTACACTTACCATTACTGGTAGAAGGTAAAATACTACCACGAGATATAGAAGGCAAAGAATCACTTGCAGTAAGACAGCCATTAGGAGTAATAGGATTAATTTCTCCTTGGAATTTTCCGGGACAGTTAACCGCCCGTACTTTGGGTCCTGCGTTGGCAGTGGGTAATGCAGTGGTTTTAAAACCCGCATCTACATCTATTGTAACAGGAGGTTTAATTTTTGCTTCCTTTCTTGAAGAAGCAGGTTTCCCTAAAGGCTTGTTAAGTGTTTTACCAGGCGGAGGAAGCACAATTGGTACGGCAATTACGAAGCATCCTATTTCAAAGTTAATTTCGTTTACAGGGTCAACACCGGTAGGTAGAGAAGTAGGTAAAAATGCTATAGATGCTGATATAATTAAAAATGTTGAATTAGAATTAGGCGGTAATAGTCCGTTTGTAGTGCTTGAAGATGCAGATATTGACCAAGCTGTAGAAGCAGCTGCTTGGGGTAAATTTATGAACCAAGGTCAGATTTGCATGGCAATAAACAGGATTATTGTAGAAGATAAAGTCTATGATGAATTCACAGAAAAGTTTATTACCAAAGTAAAAGGCTTAAAACGTCTGGATATGAACGACCCGGATACTTTTATAGGTCCAATAATCGATCAAAACCAATTTGATACCGTAAAGGGCTTAATAGACGATGCAAAAGAGCAAGGTTACAAAATGGCATTAGGAGGAGAAGCTGAAGGATTGCATATGCCTCCACATATTTTTGTTGATGTAGATGAAAACTGCCCGCTTTTTAAAAATGAAATCTTTGGACCTGCAGTTTCCATTGCAAGAGCAAAAGACACGGATGATGCTTTACGCTTAGCAAATGCTACGGATTACGGCTTATCCAGTTCTGTATTTACACAAGACGAAGCAAAAGGTATGACCTTTGCCAAAGGAATTGAAGCTGGTATGACCCACATAAATGACCAGCCTGTTAACGATAGTGCCTATGCACCATTTGGTGGAGTTAAAAACTCGGGTTTAGGTAGATTTAATGGTCAATGGGGTGTAAAATCATTTACATCCGCACATTGGATTACCATTCAAAAAACGCCAAGAAAATATCCTTTTAAGGCATCGGATTTTGAGTAA
- a CDS encoding winged helix-turn-helix transcriptional regulator: MDRKELFKKKPKIKINDKISFCPTSAAMELIGGKWKSVILTHLIGDKKRYNELRKEIPGITERTLSLQLKQLEADGIVSRKVFTKKPPLKVEYRLTEFGQTLTPILNLIVEWGLHAAETKGEFIFED; encoded by the coding sequence ATGGACAGAAAAGAACTGTTTAAAAAGAAACCTAAGATTAAGATTAACGATAAAATATCTTTTTGCCCTACGAGTGCTGCAATGGAACTTATTGGCGGAAAATGGAAAAGCGTTATACTTACACATTTAATTGGAGATAAAAAACGGTATAACGAATTACGTAAAGAAATTCCTGGTATTACAGAACGTACACTAAGCTTACAACTAAAGCAGCTAGAAGCTGATGGTATTGTAAGCAGAAAGGTTTTTACTAAAAAGCCTCCTTTAAAAGTGGAATACAGACTTACCGAATTTGGACAAACCCTTACGCCTATTTTGAACTTAATAGTAGAATGGGGCCTACACGCTGCAGAGACTAAGGGTGAGTTTATTTTTGAAGATTAA
- a CDS encoding CNNM domain-containing protein, whose protein sequence is MGLLLFYAFISVFFSFLCSILEAVLLSVTTTFINVKKKEGKSFATELEALKKDVDKPLIAILTLNTIAHTVGAILVGVQAKVAYAEMYGSATTSVLGVTFTEDLMVGIVSTLMTVLILVASEIIPKTIGATYWKQLANFTTKALNIMVLILKYTGLLWLLQVFTKLVGSKEHHGSVLSREDFTTMADIAHEEGVFQESESKIIRNLLEFDEILAKHIMTPRTVLKSAAETATIGEFYNANPKMRFSRIPIYSGSLDNITGFVLKDNILEEVINKNGSSPLSSIKREILATERNTPIPQLFETFIKKREHVALVVDEYGSVSGLVTMEDVIETLLGMEIMDESDHIADLQSLARKNWENRAKKMGLIVEEEGKIDTSETKPDAAEDIK, encoded by the coding sequence ATGGGTTTATTATTATTTTACGCATTTATTTCAGTTTTCTTTTCTTTTTTATGCTCTATTCTTGAGGCTGTTTTGTTAAGTGTTACTACTACATTTATAAACGTTAAAAAGAAAGAAGGTAAAAGCTTTGCTACAGAATTAGAGGCATTAAAAAAAGATGTAGATAAGCCGTTAATTGCAATTTTAACACTAAACACTATTGCGCATACCGTTGGTGCAATTTTAGTAGGTGTACAGGCAAAAGTTGCTTATGCAGAAATGTATGGTAGTGCCACAACAAGTGTATTAGGAGTTACTTTTACAGAAGATTTAATGGTTGGTATTGTGTCTACTTTAATGACAGTTTTAATATTAGTAGCATCAGAAATTATACCTAAAACTATTGGTGCAACTTATTGGAAACAACTTGCAAATTTTACAACAAAGGCATTAAATATAATGGTCTTAATTTTAAAATATACAGGCCTACTTTGGTTGTTACAAGTGTTTACTAAACTGGTTGGTAGTAAAGAACACCACGGTAGTGTATTAAGTAGAGAGGACTTTACAACAATGGCAGATATTGCGCATGAAGAAGGTGTTTTTCAGGAATCTGAATCTAAAATTATTCGTAATTTATTAGAGTTTGATGAAATTTTAGCCAAACACATCATGACGCCACGTACAGTTTTAAAATCTGCTGCAGAAACAGCAACAATAGGGGAGTTTTATAACGCTAATCCTAAAATGCGCTTTTCTAGAATTCCAATATACAGTGGCTCCTTAGATAATATAACGGGTTTTGTACTAAAAGATAATATATTAGAAGAAGTTATTAATAAAAATGGGAGTTCTCCGTTATCTAGCATAAAAAGAGAAATTTTAGCAACAGAGCGTAATACTCCAATTCCGCAACTATTTGAAACTTTTATAAAGAAAAGAGAACATGTTGCTTTGGTTGTAGATGAGTATGGTTCTGTTAGTGGTTTGGTTACTATGGAAGATGTTATAGAAACCTTGCTAGGAATGGAGATTATGGATGAAAGTGACCATATAGCCGACCTACAATCTTTAGCCAGAAAAAACTGGGAAAATAGAGCTAAAAAAATGGGGTTAATTGTTGAAGAAGAAGGTAAAATTGATACTTCTGAAACAAAACCAGATGCTGCAGAAGATATAAAATGA
- a CDS encoding putative quinol monooxygenase, giving the protein MKSTIVKFTAKPEHRDSFAKTLKEAQEATKKETGNIEIRVYVSKDDENIFFVYERWADKAAITSHDNEPHTKKLMEVGNTALKTEPDFYFLGDTHPLPDHSKSANPEDDVFIIFFIFKLKTAFRSQLLNQFEDHITHTRKEEKGNILFDLYTVDDQEDTLAVYEHWRKESDVWDIHFNQPYAVKTGKLMEEAVVGDLKQYMNFVKEI; this is encoded by the coding sequence ATGAAAAGCACTATAGTAAAATTTACGGCAAAACCAGAACACAGAGATTCATTTGCTAAAACATTAAAGGAAGCGCAAGAGGCTACAAAAAAAGAAACAGGTAACATTGAAATAAGAGTCTATGTTTCTAAAGATGATGAAAACATTTTCTTTGTTTATGAACGATGGGCAGATAAAGCTGCAATTACATCTCACGACAATGAGCCACACACCAAAAAACTTATGGAGGTAGGTAATACTGCCTTAAAGACTGAACCTGATTTTTATTTCCTAGGTGATACACATCCATTGCCAGACCACTCAAAATCTGCAAACCCAGAAGATGATGTGTTTATAATCTTCTTCATTTTCAAATTAAAAACAGCATTTAGAAGTCAACTTTTAAATCAGTTTGAAGACCACATTACACATACCAGAAAAGAGGAAAAAGGAAACATTCTTTTTGACTTATACACAGTAGATGATCAAGAAGACACGTTGGCTGTTTATGAGCATTGGAGAAAAGAATCTGATGTTTGGGACATTCACTTTAATCAACCATATGCAGTTAAAACAGGTAAACTTATGGAAGAAGCTGTTGTTGGTGACTTAAAACAGTATATGAATTTTGTGAAAGAAATTTAA
- a CDS encoding antibiotic biosynthesis monooxygenase, translating into MKNLLQFILILFVVVLSGFKDGTTSKVTSLTSANETADVITNDFSVAVKWELDGFKMPESVYASPNHKWLYVSNTNGAEPGFISRVSKDGVIDELNWVTGLTAPTGSDIYENTLYVADQKQVHLINLDNGNITKSYTANEAGSLNDLTINQKTGQVFISDVPGGKIYTIENDKLVVWLQSDKIPFPNGVLVEDNTLVVANYGLKNGEGLLRKEWKPKDFGALYNIDITSKKVELITSSDKKGVFDGVTSINGTLLASSNPTGQLFTFTDSESYLIDTSIKGLADINSDGTTIYAPYFYDNKLVASTPVPWDRITTKEEYILKGADNYYGDAGGESIATSDGIIMGNFGGQELSGTWDWQGEYFCRTSTLGTMDLGSDCIQIDVTPTKMRLILNKGTGMSVVYDKKKDPQITILSSFKIKPEKIDFFKKKMIVNQDVVRKEKGTLEMKLYQDQNTPGNFIVFGINESKKTLQSHTKAVDKRGIADQVESALVEAPKTLFLTNKKPLPTNDFSKTDINNNEVILFSIFNVKEEYKEEFIAQLTKHTELTRAEKGNIRFDFYSTKDNEFVLQEHWKNKEAGAFHRKQEYAQETNSIMKKAVIDGTQQVFFVNEIEN; encoded by the coding sequence ATGAAAAATTTACTCCAGTTTATATTAATTCTTTTTGTGGTAGTTCTTTCTGGATTCAAAGACGGAACGACCTCAAAAGTAACGAGCCTTACTTCAGCAAATGAAACTGCAGATGTTATTACAAACGATTTTTCAGTAGCGGTAAAATGGGAATTAGACGGTTTTAAAATGCCAGAATCCGTATATGCATCACCCAATCATAAGTGGTTGTATGTCTCTAACACTAATGGTGCAGAACCAGGTTTTATAAGTCGTGTTTCTAAAGACGGAGTAATTGATGAATTGAATTGGGTTACCGGGTTGACAGCTCCTACAGGCTCTGATATTTACGAGAACACGTTATACGTTGCCGATCAAAAGCAGGTACATCTTATAAATCTGGATAACGGAAACATCACAAAAAGTTATACCGCAAATGAAGCTGGTTCTTTAAACGATTTGACAATTAATCAGAAAACCGGACAAGTATTTATTTCTGATGTACCCGGCGGTAAAATTTATACTATTGAAAATGATAAGTTGGTAGTATGGTTACAGTCTGATAAAATTCCGTTTCCAAATGGTGTTCTAGTGGAAGACAACACTTTGGTTGTGGCTAATTACGGGCTTAAAAACGGCGAAGGTTTATTAAGAAAAGAATGGAAGCCCAAAGACTTTGGGGCATTGTACAATATTGACATTACTTCTAAAAAGGTAGAGCTAATTACTTCTTCCGATAAAAAAGGGGTTTTTGATGGTGTCACTTCTATAAATGGAACGTTACTGGCAAGTAGTAATCCAACCGGGCAATTATTCACCTTTACCGATTCCGAAAGCTATCTAATAGATACCTCTATTAAGGGTTTAGCAGATATAAACTCTGACGGTACAACTATATATGCACCCTATTTTTATGATAACAAGCTGGTAGCTTCTACACCTGTTCCGTGGGATAGAATTACCACAAAGGAAGAGTATATATTAAAAGGCGCAGATAATTACTATGGCGATGCAGGAGGTGAATCTATTGCTACAAGTGATGGTATTATTATGGGGAATTTTGGTGGACAAGAGTTATCTGGAACTTGGGACTGGCAAGGTGAATATTTTTGCAGAACAAGCACCCTAGGAACAATGGATTTAGGTTCTGATTGTATTCAAATTGATGTTACCCCTACTAAGATGCGTTTAATTTTAAATAAAGGAACAGGAATGTCTGTGGTTTATGATAAGAAGAAAGACCCACAAATCACCATTTTATCATCCTTTAAGATTAAACCTGAGAAAATAGATTTCTTCAAAAAGAAAATGATTGTAAATCAAGACGTGGTCAGAAAAGAGAAAGGCACGTTAGAAATGAAGTTATATCAAGACCAGAATACCCCGGGCAATTTTATAGTATTTGGTATAAACGAGAGTAAAAAAACATTGCAATCACATACCAAAGCTGTTGACAAAAGAGGCATAGCAGACCAAGTGGAATCTGCTTTAGTAGAAGCTCCCAAGACATTGTTTTTAACTAATAAAAAACCGTTACCAACTAATGATTTTAGTAAAACTGATATAAATAATAATGAAGTTATACTGTTTTCCATTTTCAATGTAAAAGAAGAGTATAAGGAAGAATTTATAGCACAATTAACCAAGCATACAGAGTTAACTAGAGCAGAAAAAGGCAATATTAGATTTGATTTTTATAGTACAAAGGATAATGAATTTGTGCTTCAAGAACATTGGAAAAACAAAGAAGCCGGTGCGTTTCACAGAAAACAAGAATACGCACAAGAAACCAATAGCATAATGAAAAAGGCTGTTATTGATGGTACGCAGCAAGTCTTTTTTGTAAATGAGATTGAGAACTAG
- the budA gene encoding acetolactate decarboxylase, whose translation MKKIILLFSLAFIASCGNQTKKEVVSTSEHGHSHDKDGNHLAPHTENTIHQYAPTVALLNSIYEGDITPQQMVQQGTIGIGTVNHLAGELVAVDGVVYTIDAEGGIAEAPNDLESPNMTMINFQPKKTITVESITSYEDLTKELQKYSTSKNSFYAYRIKGEFKYLKMASAHKVENEDVSLFEYLDTRVMYTRENIKGTLVGLFTPDYLGNIVIPGMHFHFLSEDITLGGHLEDIKFDKLEVEIQEVNQVNLQLPETEKFRNKDLKQGAAPKATAKQNGK comes from the coding sequence ATGAAAAAAATAATTCTATTATTTTCCCTAGCTTTTATAGCAAGTTGCGGAAATCAGACAAAAAAAGAAGTAGTTTCAACTTCTGAACATGGACACTCTCACGATAAAGATGGCAACCATTTAGCCCCACATACAGAAAACACCATTCACCAATACGCGCCAACTGTTGCCTTATTAAATAGTATTTACGAAGGCGATATAACTCCACAACAAATGGTTCAGCAAGGTACTATTGGTATTGGAACAGTAAATCATTTGGCAGGCGAATTGGTTGCTGTAGATGGTGTTGTTTACACTATTGATGCAGAAGGCGGAATAGCTGAAGCTCCAAACGACTTAGAATCTCCAAATATGACAATGATAAATTTTCAGCCGAAAAAAACAATCACCGTTGAAAGTATTACGTCTTATGAAGATTTAACTAAAGAACTTCAAAAATATTCAACTTCTAAAAACAGCTTTTATGCTTACCGTATTAAAGGAGAATTTAAGTATTTAAAAATGGCATCTGCTCATAAAGTAGAAAACGAAGATGTGTCATTATTTGAATATTTAGACACTCGTGTAATGTACACAAGAGAAAATATAAAAGGGACTTTAGTTGGTTTGTTTACACCAGATTATCTAGGAAATATAGTAATACCGGGAATGCATTTTCACTTTTTATCAGAAGATATAACACTTGGCGGACATTTAGAAGATATTAAGTTTGATAAGCTAGAAGTTGAAATTCAGGAAGTAAACCAAGTAAATCTTCAGCTTCCGGAAACAGAAAAATTTAGAAATAAAGACTTAAAGCAAGGTGCAGCACCAAAAGCTACAGCTAAACAAAACGGAAAATAA
- a CDS encoding 3'-5' exonuclease — protein sequence MLHKINLEHILFLDIETVPEYELYSHMTDEKKELWAGKTAYKRKEDFTPEEFYDRAGIWAEFGKIVCISVGYFNTKGDVRNFRVTTFFGEEDILLKEFKNLLTTHFASPKYVLCAHNGKEFDFPYIARRMVINRIDLPPKLNLFGKKPWEVPHIDTMELWKFGDFKHYTSLKLMANVLGIPSPKEDIDGSMVRDVFYIDNDIDRIVKYCELDVIAIAQVFLRLRNEELLDADEIKRV from the coding sequence ATGCTACATAAAATTAATTTAGAACATATTCTTTTTTTAGATATTGAAACAGTCCCTGAGTATGAGTTATATAGCCATATGACAGATGAGAAGAAAGAATTATGGGCAGGTAAAACAGCTTATAAAAGAAAAGAAGATTTTACGCCAGAAGAATTTTATGATAGAGCAGGTATTTGGGCAGAATTTGGTAAAATTGTTTGTATTTCTGTAGGGTATTTTAACACAAAAGGAGATGTGCGTAATTTTAGAGTCACTACTTTTTTTGGAGAAGAAGATATATTATTAAAAGAGTTTAAAAACCTTTTAACCACACACTTTGCATCACCTAAATATGTATTATGTGCACACAATGGTAAGGAGTTTGATTTTCCTTATATAGCTCGTCGTATGGTAATTAACCGTATAGATTTACCTCCAAAACTTAATTTGTTTGGCAAAAAGCCTTGGGAAGTTCCGCATATAGACACTATGGAGCTATGGAAATTTGGCGACTTTAAACACTACACCTCGTTAAAATTAATGGCTAATGTACTTGGTATACCTTCCCCTAAAGAAGATATAGACGGTAGTATGGTTAGAGATGTTTTTTATATTGATAACGATATAGACCGTATTGTAAAGTATTGCGAATTAGATGTTATTGCAATAGCCCAAGTTTTTCTTAGGCTACGCAATGAAGAGTTGTTAGATGCCGATGAAATTAAGAGGGTATAA